Proteins encoded within one genomic window of Saccharomyces mikatae IFO 1815 strain IFO1815 genome assembly, chromosome: 15:
- the RFC4 gene encoding replication factor C subunit 4 (similar to Saccharomyces cerevisiae RFC4 (YOL094C); ancestral locus Anc_3.103) — MSKILSLQLPWVEKYRPQVLSDIVGNKETIDRLQQIAKDGNMPHMIISGMPGIGKTTSVHCLAHELLGHSYADGVLELNASDDRGIDVVRNQIKHFAQKKLHLPQGKHKIVILDEADSMTAGAQQALRRTMELYSNSTRFAFACNQSNKIIEPLQSRCAILRYSKLSDEDVLKRLLEIIKLEDVKYTNDGLEAIIFTAEGDMRQAINNLQSTVAGHGLVNADNVFRIVDSPHPLIVKKMLLATNLDDSIQILRTDLWKKGYSSIDIVTTSFRVTKNLTQVKESIRLEMIKEIGLTHMRILEGVGTYLQLASMLAKIHKLNNKT; from the coding sequence ATGTCCAAAATACTATCTCTACAACTTCCATGGGTTGAGAAGTACCGTCCTCAAGTTCTATCAGATATAGTAGGTAATAAAGAGACCATTGATAGGCTCCAGCAAATTGCTAAAGATGGTAACATGCCTCATATGATCATATCTGGTATGCCAGGTATAGGTAAGACCACTTCAGTCCACTGTCTTGCTCACGAGCTTTTGGGACATTCCTATGCTGATGGTGTTTTGGAACTGAACGCTTCAGATGACAGAGGTATTGATGTTGTCAGAAACCAAATAAAACATTTTGcccaaaagaaattacatCTACCTCAAGGGAAACATAAAATAGTTATTCTTGATGAGGCAGACTCAATGACTGCGGGCGCCCAGCAAGCCTTGAGAAGGACCATGGAACTGTATTCAAATTCTACGAGGTTTGCATTTGCTTGTAACCAatcaaataaaattattgaacCACTGCAAAGTAGATGTGCCATTCTAAGGTATTCTAAACTGTCAGATGAGGATGTTTTGAAGCGCCTTCTGGAGATCATAAAACTGGAGGATGTAAAATATACAAATGATGGGTTAGAAGCAATCATTTTTACAGCAGAAGGTGACATGAGACAAGCAATAAACAATCTACAAAGTACAGTAGCGGGCCATGGTCTAGTGAATGCAGATAATGTCTTTAGGATTGTTGACTCTCCGCATCCTCTAatagtgaagaaaatgttatTAGCCACGAACCTAGACGATTCgattcaaattttgagaacAGACCTCTGGAAAAAAGgttattcttcaattgaTATCGTGACAACATCCTTCCGTGTCACCAAAAATTTGACACAAGTCAAAGAATCAATTAGGCTAGaaatgataaaagaaatcGGTCTGACCCATATGAGAATTCTGGAGGGTGTTGGAACATACTTGCAATTGGCAAGTATGTTAGCGAAAATTCATaaattaaataataaaaccTAA
- the TRM10 gene encoding tRNA (guanine(9)-N(1))-methyltransferase (similar to Saccharomyces cerevisiae TRM10 (YOL093W); ancestral locus Anc_3.104) — MCNDEKDQNEEMVKRTPPLPPVPEGMSKKQWKKICKRQRWEENKAKYNAERRVKKKRLRHERSAKIQEYINRGEEVPQELAREPRVNVNQVDSGIEIILDCSFDELMNDKEIVSLSNQVTRAYSANRRSNHFAEIKVAPFDKRLKKRFETTLSNTNYGNWNHFKFLPDDKIMFGDQHISKDNIVYLTADTEEKLEKLEPGMRYIVGGIVDKNRYKDLCLKKAQKMGIPTRRLPIDEYINIEGRRVLTTTHVVQLMLKYFDDHDWKNAFESVLPPRKLDAEGESTTSSPDKKDV, encoded by the coding sequence ATGTGTAATGACGAAAAAGACCAGAATGAGGAAATGGTAAAGAGGACACCACCTTTACCACCGGTGCCGGAAGGTATGTCTAAAAAGcaatggaagaaaatatgtAAAAGGCAAAGATGGGAGGAGAATAAAGCGAAATACAATGCAGAACGTCGtgtgaagaagaagagactTCGCCACGAGAGAAGTGCAAAGATTCAAGAATACATCAACAGAGGAGAAGAAGTTCCTCAGGAACTCGCTAGAGAACCTCGAGTTAATGTGAATCAAGTTGATTCTGGGATCGAGATCATCCTTGACTGTTCTTTTGATGAACTGATGAATGACAAGGAAATAGTCAGCTTGTCTAACCAGGTCACCAGAGCTTATTCCGCTAATAGAAGGTCGAATCACTTTGCAGAAATAAAAGTAGCACCATTTGATAAAAgactaaaaaaaagatttgaaaCCACACTGAGCAATACCAATTATGGAAACTGGAATCATTTCAAGTTCCTACCAGATGACAAAATTATGTTCGGAGACCAGCATATAAGTAAGGACAATATAGTATATTTAACCGCCGATACAGAGGAAAAGTTGGAGAAACTGGAACCAGGGATGCGCTACATTGTTGGTGGCATTGTAGACAAGAACCGCTATAAAGATTTGTGCCTTAAGAAGGCCCAAAAGATGGGCATCCCTACTCGGAGATTGCCCATCGATGAGTACATCAATATTGAGGGCCGAAGAGTTCTGACTACAACGCACGTTGTACAGCTCATGCTGAAATACTTCGATGACCATGACTGGAAAAATGCCTTTGAAAGTGTTTTGCCCCCCAGAAAGCTGGATGCAGAAGGGGAATCTACGACTAGCTCACCAGATAAAAAAGACGTATAA